The Deferribacterota bacterium sequence TTTGTATAGTTGAAAAACTTTTAAAAGCGTTACTTAACTGGTCAATAAATTCCCTTAGATTCATCTAAAGTTGCGTCCTCATTATCTCTTGATAAGCCTCTAATAACCTATTTCTAACCTCTAAAAGCATTTGAAGGGATGTCTCAGCTTTCTGCAATACAATCATAGTTTCATGTATATTCTGAGTCTCACCCTGCAAAACTTTTTTAACAGCGCTATCTGCGTTTAATTGGGCGTTATTCACACTATTTACAGCCTCTTTTAGTATCTCTC is a genomic window containing:
- the fliE gene encoding flagellar hook-basal body complex protein FliE, which codes for MSEIRDIKTDFLLPNKLKTDDRVKYNRVEGEKLDFGEILKEAVNSVNNAQLNADSAVKKVLQGETQNIHETMIVLQKAETSLQMLLEVRNRLLEAYQEIMRTQL